Proteins co-encoded in one Leptodactylus fuscus isolate aLepFus1 chromosome 4, aLepFus1.hap2, whole genome shotgun sequence genomic window:
- the MPLKIP gene encoding M-phase-specific PLK1-interacting protein has translation MYRQNFKSPNRSGPGGGEGSPGSFRSPPPYHGPGGPMLPPPLPAWGYGTPHTPTYGHRPQRPYGGGGGHSSPSQSPYGGRYGGHSPGNTPPRRPSPRYTSSPYSKSPGGNAQHYQQHSRGYSSPSQHMHYQGSPRTSSPYGTPHGREKRVSNDVENYYRPSMLEDPWADLKPLSLADIDQHDSNEQTTCTGKKGRYFS, from the exons ATGTACAGGCAGAATTTTAAGTCTCCGAACCGCTCCGGACCTGGCGGCGGTGAAGGAAGCCCGGGGTCTTTCCGAAGCCCTCCGCCATACCACGGTCCTGGCGGCCCCATGCTTCCTCCACCGCTGCCGGCCTGGGGGTATGGCACTCCGCACACACCCACCTACGGACACAGGCCTCAGAGGCCGTATGGCGGCGGGGGAGGGCACTCGTCTCCCTCTCAGAGTCCTTACGGGGGCAGGTACGGCGGCCATTCCCCAGGTAACACTCCACCTCGGCGGCCTAGCCCTCGCTATACTTCATCTCCTTACAGCAAGTCTCCCGGAGGAAACGCTCAGCATTACCAGCAGCACAGTCGTGGCTACTCATCTCCCAGCCAACACATGCACTACCAG GGATCACCCAGGACATCTTCACCATATGGTACACCGCATGGCAGAGAGAAAAGAGTGTCTAATGATGTGGAAAACTATTACAGACCTTCAATGCTTGAGGACCCCTGGGCTGACCTAAAGCCATTATCCCTAGCTGACATAGACCAACATGACAGCAATGAGCAAACAACATGTACTGGTAAAAAAGGGCGGTATTTTAGCTAA